In one Melaminivora jejuensis genomic region, the following are encoded:
- a CDS encoding type IV pilus twitching motility protein PilT translates to MDITQLLAFSVKNKASDLHLSAGLPPMIRVHGDVRRINVEPLDHKTVHAMVYDIMTDTQRKAYEEFLEVDFSFEIDGLARFRVNAFNQYRGAAAVFRTIPSKILTLEQLNAPKIFADLSLKPRGLVLVTGPTGSGKSTTLAAMVNYLNESSYGHILTVEDPIEFVHESKKSLINQREVGPMTLSFAAALKSALREDPDAILVGEMRDLETIRLAMTAAETGHLVFGTLHTSSAAKTIDRIIDVFPSEEKEMVRAMLSESLQAVISQTLCKTKDGQGRVAAHEIMLGTSAIRNLIREAKVAQMYSAIQTGNSLGMQTLDQNLTDLVRRNIISPAEARSKAKIPENFPG, encoded by the coding sequence GTGGACATCACCCAGTTGCTCGCCTTCAGCGTCAAGAACAAGGCTTCCGACCTGCACCTGTCCGCCGGACTGCCGCCCATGATCCGCGTGCATGGCGATGTGCGCCGCATCAACGTCGAGCCCCTGGATCACAAGACCGTCCATGCCATGGTGTACGACATCATGACCGACACCCAGCGCAAGGCCTACGAGGAGTTCCTGGAGGTTGATTTCTCCTTCGAGATCGACGGCCTGGCGCGCTTTCGCGTCAACGCCTTCAACCAGTACCGGGGCGCGGCGGCGGTGTTCCGAACCATTCCCAGCAAGATTTTGACGCTGGAGCAGCTCAACGCCCCGAAGATCTTCGCCGACCTGTCGCTCAAGCCGCGCGGCCTGGTGCTGGTCACCGGGCCGACCGGCTCGGGCAAGTCCACCACGCTGGCAGCCATGGTCAACTACCTCAACGAAAGCTCCTACGGCCACATCCTGACGGTGGAAGACCCGATCGAGTTCGTCCACGAGTCCAAGAAGTCGCTGATCAACCAGCGCGAGGTCGGGCCGATGACGCTGTCGTTCGCCGCCGCCCTCAAGTCCGCCCTGCGCGAAGACCCGGACGCCATCCTGGTGGGCGAAATGCGCGACCTGGAGACCATCCGCCTGGCCATGACCGCCGCCGAGACCGGCCACCTGGTGTTCGGCACGCTGCACACGTCCAGCGCCGCCAAGACCATCGACCGCATCATCGATGTCTTCCCGTCCGAGGAAAAGGAGATGGTGCGCGCCATGCTGTCGGAGTCGCTGCAGGCGGTGATTTCGCAGACCCTGTGCAAGACCAAGGACGGCCAGGGCCGCGTGGCGGCGCACGAGATCATGCTGGGCACCAGTGCCATCCGCAACCTGATCCGCGAGGCCAAGGTGGCGCAGATGTACTCGGCCATCCAGACCGGCAACAGCCTGGGGATGCAGACGCTGGATCAGAACCTCACGGATCTGGTGCGGCGCAACATCATCAGCCCGGCAGAGGCCCGCAGCAAGGCCAAGATCCCGGAGAACTTCCCGGGCTGA
- a CDS encoding PilT/PilU family type 4a pilus ATPase: protein MERDQASKFINDLLKLMVSRGGSDLFITAEFPPAIKVDGKITKVSPQPLTPGHTLALARSIMSDRQVADFERTKECNFAISPAGIGRFRVNTFVQQGRVGMVMRSIPTRPPSIDGLGMPQVLKEIVMTKRGLCILVGATGSGKSTTLAAMLDWRNENTYGHIITVEDPVEFVHPHKNCVVTQREIGLDTDSWEVALKNTLRQAPDVILMGEIRDRETMEHAVVFAETGHLCLATLHANSANQALDRIVNFFPEERREQLLMDLSLNLRAMISQRLIPHQNGKGRAAAVEIMLNTPLIADLIFKNEVTEIKEIMKKSRNLGMQTFDQSLFDLFEAGVISYEDALRNADSVNDLRLQIKLNSRRLKTTDLAAGTEHLTIV, encoded by the coding sequence ATGGAACGCGATCAGGCCAGTAAATTCATCAACGATCTGCTCAAGCTGATGGTCAGCCGGGGGGGCAGCGACCTGTTCATCACGGCCGAATTCCCGCCGGCCATCAAGGTGGACGGCAAGATCACCAAGGTCTCGCCGCAGCCGCTCACGCCCGGCCACACGCTGGCGCTGGCGCGCTCCATCATGAGCGACCGCCAGGTGGCGGACTTCGAGCGCACCAAGGAGTGCAACTTCGCCATCTCGCCGGCGGGCATCGGGCGTTTTCGCGTCAACACCTTTGTGCAGCAGGGCCGGGTGGGCATGGTCATGCGCTCCATCCCGACGCGCCCGCCCTCCATCGACGGCCTGGGGATGCCGCAGGTGCTCAAGGAAATCGTCATGACCAAGCGCGGCCTGTGCATCCTGGTGGGTGCCACCGGCTCGGGCAAGTCCACCACGCTGGCGGCCATGCTGGACTGGCGCAACGAGAACACCTACGGCCACATCATCACCGTGGAAGACCCGGTGGAATTCGTGCATCCGCACAAGAACTGCGTGGTGACCCAGCGCGAAATCGGCCTGGACACGGACAGCTGGGAGGTGGCGCTGAAAAATACCCTGCGCCAGGCGCCCGACGTGATATTGATGGGCGAGATCCGCGACCGCGAGACCATGGAGCACGCCGTGGTGTTCGCCGAGACCGGCCACCTGTGCCTGGCCACGCTGCACGCCAACAGCGCCAACCAGGCGCTCGATCGCATCGTCAACTTCTTTCCCGAGGAGCGGCGCGAGCAGCTGTTGATGGATTTGTCGCTGAACCTGCGCGCCATGATCTCGCAGCGACTGATCCCGCACCAAAACGGCAAGGGCCGTGCGGCCGCCGTGGAGATCATGCTGAACACCCCCTTGATCGCCGACCTGATCTTCAAAAACGAGGTCACCGAGATCAAGGAAATCATGAAGAAAAGCCGCAACCTCGGGATGCAGACCTTCGACCAATCGCTGTTCGACCTGTTCGAGGCAGGCGTCATCAGCTACGAGGATGCCCTGCGCAATGCCGACTCGGTCAACGACCTGCGGCTGCAGATCAAGCTCAACAGCCGACGCCTCAAGACCACCGACCTGGCCGCCGGCACCGAACACCTGACCATCGTCTGA
- a CDS encoding BON domain-containing protein encodes MKILLVRGLLAALAGAVLSACVPLAIGGAAVMGTMVAIDRRTAGTQVEDEGIELRAAGRIHEAFGERVHVNITSYNRQVLLTGEVPTADAGRQIEQLVRAVENVQSVVSDLVLMAPSTLAQRSNDTFITGKVRASLVDAKDLTASAFKVVTERSVVYLMGRVTQREATRAAEIARGVNGVRKVVRVFELVTEEELSRQMAAPAIQDPAAAQTPAKP; translated from the coding sequence ATGAAAATATTGCTGGTGCGTGGCCTGCTGGCTGCGCTGGCGGGCGCCGTGCTGTCCGCCTGTGTGCCGCTGGCCATAGGCGGCGCCGCCGTGATGGGCACGATGGTGGCCATCGACCGCCGCACCGCCGGCACGCAAGTGGAGGACGAAGGCATCGAGCTGCGCGCCGCCGGGCGCATACACGAGGCGTTCGGCGAGCGCGTACACGTCAACATCACCAGCTACAACCGCCAGGTGCTGCTGACCGGCGAGGTGCCTACGGCGGACGCTGGCCGACAGATCGAGCAGCTTGTGCGCGCCGTCGAAAACGTCCAGTCCGTGGTCAGCGACCTGGTTCTCATGGCGCCCTCGACGCTGGCGCAGCGCTCCAACGACACCTTCATCACCGGCAAGGTGCGCGCCAGCCTGGTCGATGCCAAGGACTTGACGGCCAGCGCATTCAAGGTAGTGACCGAGCGCAGCGTGGTCTATCTGATGGGCCGCGTCACGCAGCGCGAGGCCACGCGCGCCGCCGAGATTGCGCGCGGCGTCAACGGCGTGCGCAAGGTGGTGCGTGTTTTCGAGCTGGTCACGGAAGAAGAGCTGAGCCGCCAGATGGCAGCGCCGGCCATCCAGGATCCGGCAGCCGCCCAGACACCGGCCAAGCCCTGA
- a CDS encoding SIS domain-containing protein gives MLEQRIQQHFIDSADLKYQAAQTLSPAIAAAAQAMVACMTSGARVLACGTGPCGALAQQFAALCITGFERDRPELAALAIAADATWSCVSAEGGPIDARLAQQVRALGQAGDVLLMFTITGNDPALLQAVQAAHERDMTVVACFGRDGGALAAQLRETDVQIGVMHERAARVREMQVLVLHCLCDSMDILLLGDQEILL, from the coding sequence ATGCTTGAGCAACGTATCCAACAGCACTTCATCGACAGCGCCGACCTCAAGTACCAGGCCGCGCAGACCCTGAGTCCGGCCATTGCTGCGGCGGCGCAGGCCATGGTGGCATGCATGACCAGTGGCGCGCGCGTGCTGGCTTGCGGCACCGGGCCTTGTGGTGCCTTGGCCCAGCAGTTTGCAGCGCTGTGCATCACCGGCTTCGAGCGCGACCGGCCCGAACTGGCCGCCCTGGCCATCGCGGCGGATGCCACCTGGTCGTGCGTCAGCGCCGAAGGTGGCCCCATCGATGCCCGCCTGGCGCAGCAGGTGCGCGCCTTGGGACAGGCGGGCGATGTACTGCTCATGTTCACCATCACCGGCAACGACCCGGCTCTGCTGCAAGCCGTGCAGGCGGCGCATGAGCGCGACATGACGGTGGTGGCCTGCTTTGGCCGTGATGGCGGCGCCCTGGCTGCGCAGCTGCGCGAGACGGACGTGCAGATCGGCGTCATGCACGAGCGCGCTGCCCGCGTGCGCGAAATGCAGGTCCTGGTGCTGCACTGCCTGTGCGACAGCATGGACATCTTGTTGCTTGGAGATCAGGAGATCCTGCTATGA
- a CDS encoding YraN family protein encodes MGFLNKDRAVSATTRSRGQAAEDQALIHLRAAGLTLVERNYRTAGRGGGEIDLIMRESDGTLVFVEVRSRAHSTHGGAGASIGFAKQRRIIFAARCYLMRLSVPPACRFDAVLVEDGRVQWLRAAFDASGA; translated from the coding sequence ATGGGATTCCTCAACAAGGACAGGGCGGTGTCGGCCACGACTCGATCCAGGGGGCAGGCAGCAGAAGACCAGGCGTTGATCCACCTGCGGGCTGCTGGTCTGACACTGGTGGAGCGCAATTATCGGACTGCCGGTCGGGGCGGCGGCGAGATCGACCTGATCATGCGCGAGTCGGACGGCACGCTGGTCTTTGTCGAAGTGCGCAGCCGTGCGCACTCCACGCACGGAGGAGCGGGCGCCAGCATAGGTTTTGCCAAGCAGCGGCGCATCATCTTTGCGGCACGCTGCTACCTGATGCGCCTGTCCGTGCCGCCAGCATGTCGCTTTGATGCCGTGCTGGTCGAGGACGGACGGGTGCAGTGGCTGCGGGCAGCCTTCGACGCCAGCGGCGCCTGA
- the rsmI gene encoding 16S rRNA (cytidine(1402)-2'-O)-methyltransferase — translation MSTSFALALSAAHDAAAGQHYPQAALYMVATPIGNLADITLRALHVLQLVDAIACEDTRHTQTLLRAYGIDKATGSLLALHQHNEVQGAQQVVQRLQQGQRVAYVSDAGTPGVSDPGARLAAAVQAEGLRCIPLPGASSVTTALSVAGTIAPAAQQGGFVFEGFLPTKGAERSAALQRLAQESRCVILLEAPHRIRELVQALAPLGCRPVTLARELTKQFEEISTHRAHELAAWLDGAPQRARGEFVVLLHPTAPQEDRTQGLDVLRQLLPELPTKAAVKLAAQLTGVPRNELYAAALQMKGEG, via the coding sequence TTGAGCACATCCTTTGCCCTGGCGTTGAGCGCAGCACACGACGCGGCTGCCGGCCAGCATTATCCGCAGGCCGCCCTGTACATGGTGGCCACGCCCATCGGCAACCTGGCCGACATCACACTGCGCGCATTGCACGTGCTGCAGTTGGTGGATGCCATTGCCTGCGAGGACACGCGCCATACGCAGACATTGCTGCGTGCCTATGGCATCGACAAGGCTACCGGCAGCCTGCTGGCATTGCACCAGCACAATGAAGTCCAGGGAGCGCAGCAGGTGGTGCAGCGGCTGCAGCAGGGGCAGCGTGTGGCCTACGTCAGCGACGCCGGCACCCCTGGGGTGAGCGACCCTGGCGCGCGTCTGGCTGCTGCCGTGCAGGCTGAGGGTCTGCGCTGCATACCCCTGCCCGGGGCCAGCAGCGTGACGACGGCCTTGAGTGTGGCAGGCACCATTGCTCCGGCAGCGCAGCAGGGAGGCTTTGTCTTCGAGGGCTTCCTGCCGACCAAGGGCGCCGAGCGCAGTGCGGCATTGCAGCGCCTGGCGCAGGAAAGCCGCTGCGTCATCCTGCTGGAAGCGCCCCATCGGATTCGCGAGCTGGTGCAGGCACTGGCGCCACTGGGCTGCCGGCCCGTCACTTTGGCGCGCGAGTTGACCAAGCAATTTGAAGAGATCAGCACCCATCGGGCGCACGAGCTGGCTGCTTGGCTGGATGGCGCACCGCAACGCGCACGCGGCGAATTCGTGGTGCTGCTGCACCCCACGGCACCACAGGAAGACCGAACACAGGGCCTGGACGTGCTGCGCCAGCTACTGCCGGAACTGCCGACCAAGGCAGCGGTGAAACTGGCCGCACAGCTCACTGGAGTCCCGCGCAATGAACTGTATGCGGCCGCGCTACAGATGAAGGGCGAAGGCTGA
- the rplQ gene encoding 50S ribosomal protein L17, which translates to MRHGHGLRKLNRTTSHRLAMLQNMMNSLIEHEAIKTTVPKAKELRRVIEPMITLAKEDTVANRRLAFNRLRNRDSVTKLFNELGPRFKARPGGYTRILKMGFRVGDNAPMAYVEFVERAETKSQETSDNA; encoded by the coding sequence ATGCGTCACGGACACGGACTCCGCAAGCTCAACCGCACGACATCGCACCGCTTGGCGATGCTGCAAAACATGATGAACTCGCTCATCGAGCACGAGGCCATCAAGACCACCGTCCCCAAGGCCAAGGAATTGCGCCGCGTGATCGAGCCCATGATCACTCTGGCCAAGGAAGATACGGTGGCCAACCGCCGCTTGGCCTTCAACCGCCTGCGCAACCGCGACAGTGTGACCAAGCTGTTCAACGAACTCGGCCCGCGCTTCAAGGCTCGTCCGGGCGGCTACACGCGCATCCTGAAGATGGGCTTCCGTGTGGGTGACAACGCCCCCATGGCCTATGTCGAATTCGTCGAGCGTGCCGAAACAAAATCGCAAGAAACTTCGGACAACGCCTGA
- a CDS encoding DNA-directed RNA polymerase subunit alpha, translating to MQTNLLKPKTINVEQLGPNRAKVELEPFERGYGHTLGNALRRVLLSSMLGYAATEVTIAGVVHEYSSIDGVQEDVVNILLNLKGVVFKLLSRDEVTLSLRKDGEGVVTARDIQTPHDVEIVNPDHVIASLSAGAKLDMQIKVEKGRGYVPGNLRRYADESTKSIGRIVLDASFSPIRRVSYTVESARVEQRTDLDKLVMEIETNGAITAEDAVRASAKILVEQLAVFAQLEGGELAAFDAPASSRSAATFDPILLRPVDELELTVRSANCLKAENIYYIGDLIQRTENELLKTPNLGRKSLNEIKEVLASRGLTLGMKLENWPPAGLDKR from the coding sequence ATGCAAACCAATCTGCTGAAGCCCAAGACCATCAACGTCGAGCAGCTGGGCCCCAACCGCGCCAAGGTCGAACTGGAACCGTTCGAGCGCGGCTACGGCCACACCCTGGGCAATGCCCTGCGCCGGGTGCTGCTGTCGTCCATGCTGGGCTACGCAGCAACCGAAGTGACGATCGCTGGGGTCGTACACGAGTATTCGTCCATCGACGGTGTCCAAGAGGACGTCGTCAATATCCTGCTGAACCTCAAGGGAGTAGTGTTCAAGCTGCTCAGCCGCGATGAGGTGACGCTGTCACTGCGCAAGGATGGTGAGGGCGTGGTCACCGCGCGTGACATCCAGACACCGCACGATGTCGAGATTGTCAACCCGGATCACGTCATCGCCTCGCTGTCTGCTGGCGCCAAGCTGGACATGCAGATCAAGGTCGAAAAAGGCCGGGGCTATGTGCCCGGCAACTTGCGTCGCTACGCCGACGAATCGACCAAGTCGATTGGCCGTATCGTGCTGGATGCCTCGTTTTCGCCGATCCGCCGCGTCAGCTACACGGTGGAGAGCGCCCGTGTCGAGCAGCGCACCGACCTGGACAAGCTGGTCATGGAGATCGAGACCAATGGCGCCATCACCGCAGAAGATGCAGTGCGCGCCTCGGCCAAGATCCTGGTCGAGCAACTAGCCGTGTTCGCGCAGCTCGAAGGCGGCGAGTTGGCAGCATTCGATGCGCCGGCCAGTTCGCGCAGTGCTGCCACGTTCGACCCCATCCTGCTGCGTCCGGTGGACGAACTCGAACTCACGGTGCGCTCGGCCAACTGCCTGAAGGCCGAGAACATCTATTACATCGGTGATCTGATCCAGCGCACCGAAAACGAACTGCTCAAGACGCCCAACCTGGGCCGCAAATCGCTCAACGAGATCAAGGAAGTGCTCGCCTCACGCGGCCTGACCCTGGGCATGAAGCTCGAAAACTGGCCGCCCGCCGGCCTGGACAAACGTTGA
- the rpsD gene encoding 30S ribosomal protein S4, producing the protein MARYIGPKAKLSRREGTDLFLKSARRSIADKAKFDTKPGQHGRTSGARTSDYGLQLREKQKVKRMYGVLEKQFRRYFAEAERRRGNTGANLMGLLECRLDNVVYRMGFGSTRAEARQLVSHKAITVNGQCVNIASYLVKAGDAVAVREKSKKQARIVEALQLAQQVGIPAWVEVNADKAEGVFKKVPDRDEFGADINESLIVELYSR; encoded by the coding sequence GTGGCACGCTATATCGGCCCCAAGGCCAAACTCTCCCGCCGTGAAGGCACAGACCTGTTCCTCAAGAGCGCCCGTCGCTCGATCGCGGACAAGGCCAAGTTCGACACCAAGCCAGGCCAGCACGGCCGCACTTCGGGCGCCCGTACCTCCGACTACGGCCTGCAGTTGCGCGAGAAACAGAAGGTCAAGCGCATGTACGGCGTGCTGGAAAAACAGTTCCGCCGCTACTTTGCCGAGGCCGAGCGCCGTCGCGGCAATACCGGCGCCAACCTGATGGGCCTGCTGGAGTGCCGCCTGGACAACGTGGTCTATCGCATGGGCTTTGGCTCGACGCGCGCCGAAGCCCGTCAGCTGGTATCCCACAAGGCCATCACCGTGAACGGTCAGTGCGTAAACATTGCCTCCTACTTGGTCAAGGCCGGTGACGCGGTGGCCGTGCGCGAAAAATCCAAGAAGCAGGCCCGTATCGTCGAGGCATTGCAACTGGCGCAGCAGGTCGGCATTCCGGCTTGGGTCGAGGTCAACGCCGACAAGGCCGAGGGTGTCTTCAAGAAGGTGCCGGATCGTGACGAGTTCGGTGCCGACATCAACGAGTCGCTGATCGTCGAGTTGTACTCGCGTTGA
- the rpsK gene encoding 30S ribosomal protein S11 encodes MAKSPSSNAAQRVRKKVRKNVSDGIAHVHASFNNTIITITDRQGNALSWASSGGQGFKGSRKSTPFAAQVASEMAGRAAMEQGIKNLDVEIKGPGPGRESSVRALGALGIRITSISDVTPVPHNGCRPQKRRRI; translated from the coding sequence ATGGCCAAGTCTCCCTCCAGCAACGCCGCCCAGCGCGTACGCAAGAAGGTTCGCAAGAACGTCTCCGACGGCATCGCCCACGTTCACGCGTCCTTCAATAACACCATCATCACCATCACCGACCGCCAGGGCAATGCCCTGTCGTGGGCTTCTTCGGGTGGCCAGGGCTTCAAGGGCTCGCGCAAATCCACTCCGTTTGCTGCTCAGGTGGCTTCCGAAATGGCTGGCCGTGCCGCCATGGAGCAGGGCATCAAGAACCTGGACGTCGAAATCAAGGGCCCTGGCCCTGGCCGCGAATCCTCGGTGCGCGCCCTGGGTGCCCTGGGCATCCGCATCACTTCGATCTCCGACGTGACACCGGTGCCGCACAACGGCTGCCGCCCGCAGAAGCGCCGCCGCATCTGA
- the rpsM gene encoding 30S ribosomal protein S13: MARIAGINIPPHQHAEIGLTAIYGIGRTRARKICDACGIAYSKKVKELTDADLEKIRDQIAQFTIEGDLRRETTMNIKRLMDIGCYRGFRHRRGLPMRGQRTRTNARTRKGPRKGAAALKK; encoded by the coding sequence ATGGCTCGTATCGCTGGTATCAATATTCCGCCCCATCAGCATGCCGAGATTGGCTTGACCGCCATCTACGGCATTGGGCGCACCCGTGCTCGCAAGATCTGCGACGCATGTGGCATCGCTTATTCCAAGAAGGTCAAGGAATTGACCGACGCCGATCTGGAAAAGATCCGCGACCAGATCGCCCAGTTCACCATTGAGGGTGACCTGCGCCGTGAGACGACGATGAACATCAAGCGCTTGATGGATATCGGCTGCTATCGGGGCTTCCGTCACCGCCGTGGCCTGCCCATGCGCGGCCAGCGCACGCGCACCAATGCCCGCACCCGCAAGGGGCCGCGCAAGGGCGCAGCGGCACTGAAGAAATAA
- the rpmJ gene encoding 50S ribosomal protein L36 translates to MRVSASVKKICRNCKIIRRKGVVRVICTDQRHKQRQG, encoded by the coding sequence ATGAGAGTTTCGGCTTCGGTGAAGAAGATCTGCCGCAACTGCAAAATCATCCGCCGCAAGGGCGTTGTGCGCGTGATCTGCACCGATCAGCGCCACAAGCAGCGCCAGGGTTGA
- the secY gene encoding preprotein translocase subunit SecY, with product MATNAAQLAKTGKFGDLRRRLVFLLLALVVYRVGAHVPVPGIDPVQLQQLFKSQEGGILNLFNMFSGGALSRFSVFALGIMPYISASIIMQLMTYVLPAFEQLKKEGEAGRRKTTQYTRYGTVGLALFQSLGIAVALESQAGLVIDPGFGFRLTSVITLTTGTMFLMWLGEQITERGLGNGISILIFAGIAAGLPSAMGGMLELVRTGAMSIIAAIFIVFLVGAVTYFVVFIERGQRKILVNYARRQVGNKVYGGQSSHLPLKLNMAGVIPPIFASSIILLPATVVNWFSAGESMRWLRDIAGTLTPGQPIYVLLYATAIIFFCFFYTALVFNSRETADNLKKSGAFIPGIRPGEHTARYIDKILLRLTLVGAIYITFVCLLPEFLILKYNVPFYFGGTSLLIIVVVTMDFMAQVQNYLMSQQYESLLKKANFKTAAN from the coding sequence GTGGCAACGAACGCAGCTCAACTGGCGAAGACCGGCAAGTTCGGTGATCTTCGCCGGCGTCTGGTCTTTCTGCTGCTCGCGCTGGTCGTGTACCGCGTGGGCGCGCATGTGCCGGTTCCGGGTATCGATCCGGTGCAGCTGCAGCAGTTGTTCAAGAGCCAGGAGGGGGGCATCCTCAACCTGTTCAACATGTTCTCGGGCGGGGCGCTGTCGCGCTTTTCGGTCTTTGCGCTGGGGATCATGCCGTACATCTCGGCATCGATCATCATGCAGCTGATGACCTACGTGCTGCCTGCGTTCGAGCAGTTGAAGAAGGAGGGGGAGGCCGGTCGTCGCAAGACGACGCAGTACACGCGTTATGGCACCGTGGGCCTGGCGTTGTTCCAGTCGCTGGGCATCGCCGTGGCGCTGGAGAGCCAGGCCGGTCTGGTGATCGATCCGGGCTTTGGTTTTCGTCTGACCTCGGTCATCACGCTGACCACGGGCACCATGTTCCTGATGTGGCTGGGTGAGCAAATCACCGAGCGCGGGCTGGGCAACGGGATTTCCATCCTGATTTTTGCCGGTATCGCTGCCGGTCTGCCCAGCGCCATGGGCGGCATGCTGGAGCTGGTGCGCACCGGTGCCATGAGCATCATTGCAGCCATCTTCATCGTGTTCCTGGTGGGCGCGGTTACCTACTTCGTGGTGTTCATCGAGCGCGGTCAGCGCAAGATCCTGGTGAATTACGCACGTCGCCAGGTTGGCAACAAGGTCTATGGCGGACAGTCGTCGCACCTGCCGCTCAAGCTGAACATGGCCGGGGTGATTCCGCCGATCTTCGCGTCGTCGATCATCCTGCTGCCGGCCACGGTGGTGAACTGGTTCAGCGCGGGCGAGTCCATGCGTTGGCTGCGCGACATCGCCGGCACGCTGACGCCAGGTCAACCGATCTATGTGCTGTTGTATGCAACCGCCATCATCTTCTTCTGTTTCTTCTACACCGCGCTGGTATTCAACAGCCGTGAGACGGCAGACAACCTGAAGAAGAGTGGCGCTTTCATCCCCGGGATCCGTCCTGGTGAGCATACGGCGCGCTACATCGACAAGATCTTGCTGCGCCTGACGCTGGTGGGGGCGATCTACATCACCTTCGTGTGCCTGCTGCCGGAGTTCCTGATCCTGAAGTACAACGTCCCGTTCTACTTCGGCGGAACGTCGTTGCTGATCATCGTGGTTGTCACCATGGACTTCATGGCCCAGGTACAGAACTATCTGATGAGCCAGCAGTACGAATCGCTGCTCAAGAAAGCCAATTTCAAGACTGCAGCCAACTGA
- the rplO gene encoding 50S ribosomal protein L15, protein MELNSIQPAAGAKHAARRVGRGIGSGLGKTAGRGHKGQKSRSGGYHKVGFEGGQMPLQRRLPKRGFKSHLLKYNAEVTLAALSRLDAAEVDMLALKNAGLIGELTRVVKVIKSGEITRAVKLSGIGATAGAKAAIEAAGGSVA, encoded by the coding sequence ATGGAACTCAATAGCATCCAGCCCGCAGCTGGCGCCAAGCACGCCGCTCGGCGCGTCGGTCGCGGCATCGGCTCCGGCTTGGGCAAGACGGCCGGTCGCGGCCACAAGGGTCAGAAATCGCGCTCGGGCGGCTACCACAAGGTTGGCTTCGAGGGCGGGCAGATGCCCCTGCAGCGCCGCCTGCCCAAGCGCGGCTTCAAGTCGCACCTGCTCAAGTACAACGCCGAAGTGACGCTCGCGGCCCTGAGCCGTCTGGACGCCGCCGAGGTGGACATGCTGGCCCTGAAGAATGCCGGCCTGATCGGTGAACTGACCCGCGTGGTCAAGGTCATCAAGAGCGGCGAGATCACTCGCGCCGTCAAGCTGTCGGGCATTGGCGCGACGGCAGGTGCCAAGGCTGCCATCGAGGCAGCCGGTGGCAGCGTGGCCTGA
- the rpmD gene encoding 50S ribosomal protein L30: protein MTTQEQTVKIQLVRSPIGTKESHRATIRGLGLRKLNSVSELKDTPEVRGMINKISYLVKVL, encoded by the coding sequence ATGACGACGCAAGAACAAACCGTGAAGATTCAACTGGTGCGCAGCCCCATCGGCACCAAGGAATCGCACCGCGCCACCATCCGTGGCCTGGGCCTGCGCAAGCTCAACAGCGTGAGCGAGCTCAAGGACACGCCGGAAGTGCGCGGCATGATCAACAAGATCAGCTATCTGGTCAAAGTCCTGTAA
- the rpsE gene encoding 30S ribosomal protein S5, whose translation MAKFQPRVQDEGRDDGLREKMIAVNRVTKVVKGGRILGFAALTVVGDGDGRIGMGKGKSKEVPAAVQKAMEEARRKLFKVSLKDGTIHHQVTGHHGAARVMMAPAPKGTGIIAGGPMRAVFEVMGITDIVAKSHGSSNPYNMVRATLDALANSTTPAEVAAKRGKSVEDLFAA comes from the coding sequence ATGGCTAAATTTCAACCCCGCGTGCAGGACGAAGGTCGCGACGACGGTTTGCGCGAGAAGATGATCGCGGTCAACCGCGTGACCAAGGTCGTCAAGGGTGGTCGCATCCTGGGCTTTGCCGCGCTGACCGTGGTCGGTGACGGCGATGGCCGTATCGGCATGGGCAAGGGCAAGTCCAAGGAAGTGCCCGCCGCCGTGCAAAAGGCCATGGAAGAGGCCCGCCGCAAGCTGTTCAAGGTATCTCTCAAGGATGGCACCATCCATCACCAGGTGACCGGCCACCACGGCGCGGCCCGCGTGATGATGGCTCCCGCCCCCAAGGGTACCGGCATCATTGCCGGCGGCCCGATGCGCGCCGTCTTCGAAGTCATGGGCATCACCGACATCGTGGCCAAGAGCCACGGCTCGTCCAATCCCTACAACATGGTGCGTGCAACGCTGGACGCTCTGGCCAACTCCACGACCCCGGCGGAAGTCGCCGCCAAGCGTGGCAAGTCGGTCGAAGACCTGTTTGCCGCCTGA